One Myotis daubentonii chromosome 3, mMyoDau2.1, whole genome shotgun sequence genomic window carries:
- the LOC132229575 gene encoding LOW QUALITY PROTEIN: serine/threonine-protein kinase PRP4 homolog (The sequence of the model RefSeq protein was modified relative to this genomic sequence to represent the inferred CDS: deleted 1 base in 1 codon), which yields MPISIQVCDGVLRSWACTVTGRVRQFQMAASTKPPHLQEQSEMEDADNSGKSVHEENGEVSEDQSQNQHSRHKKKNHKHKSKHKKHKHSLEEDKDKKRKHKKRKRKEVVDASHKEGLPPAKRTKLDDLAMLEDLEKQRALIKAELDNEFMEGNVWSGMGLILQGYESGSEEEGEIHEKARNGNRSSTRSSTTKGKLELMDNKNSTKRRSKSRSKEQTRHRSDKKKSKGGVKEKTTRSKSKERKKSKSPSKRSKSQDQARKSKSPTLRRRSQEKIGKARCPPDDKVKIQDESKSKDRKKSPVINERSRDRGKKSRSPVDLRGKSKDRRSRSKERKSKRSETDKEKKPIKSPSKDARSPSRRPGRSPKRRSFSPKQWDKSRRSRSPLLNDRRSKQSKSPSQNPSPSRRAESRSLERKLREPERRRLSSPRTRPRDNILRRRERPKDATPISKWSPTRRRASRSPIRRRSRSPLRRSRSPRGRSRSPRRRDRGRRSRSRLRRQSRSPSDGGRRSRSRSKVKEDKFKGSLSEGMKVEQESTSEDNLEDFDVEEEEEALIEQRRIQRQAIVQKYKYLADNSNRSVPSEPSSPQSSTRTRSPSPDDILERVAADVKEYERENVDTFEASVKAKHNLMTVEPNNGSAQKKLLALGMFTESDDMFAAYFDSARLQAAGIGKDFKENPNLRDNWTDAEGYYRVNIGEVLDERYNVYGYTGRGVFSNVVRARDIARANQEVAVKIIRNNELMQKTGLKELEFLKKLNDADPDDKFHCLQLFRHFYHKQHLCLVFEPLSMNLREVLKKYGKEVGLHITAVRSYSQQLFLALKLLKRCNILHADIKPDNILVNESKTILKLCDFGSASHVADNDITPYLVSRFYRAPEIIIGKSYDYSIDMWSVGCTLYELYTGNILFPGKTNNHMLKLTMDLKGKMPNKMIRKGVFKDQHFDQNLNFMYIEVDKVTEKEKVTVMSTINPTKDLLADLIGCQRLPEDQRRKVHPLKALLDQILMLDPAERISINQALQHVFIQEKI from the exons ATGCCTATTTCCATTCAAGTTTGCGACGGTGTGCTCAGGTCGTGGGCGTGTACTGTGACAGGAA GAGTCAGGCAGTTCCAGATGGCCGCCTCCACCAAGCCTCCCCATCTGCAGGAACAGTCGGAGATGGAAGATGCTGATAATTCTGGAAAGAGTGTACACGAAGAAAATGGAGAAGTATCAGAAGACCAATCTCAAAATCAGCACAGTCGTCACAAGAAAAAGAACCATAAACACAAAAGTAAACATAAGAAACATAAACATTCCTTAGAAGAAGACAAGGATAAAAAACGTAAACATAAGAAACGCAAAAGAAAAGAGGTTGTAGATGCTTCTCACAAAGAAGGTTTGCCTCCGGCAAAAAGAACTAAACTTGATGATTTAGCGATGTTGGAAGACTTGGAAAAACAGAGAGCCTTGATTAAAGCTGAACTTGATAATGAGTTCATGGAAGGAAACGTCTGGTCAGGGATGGGGCTCATATTACAAGGTTATGAATCTGGCTCTGAAGAAGAGGGGGAAATTCATGAAAAGGCAAGAAATGGAAATAGGTCTAGTACTAGATCTTCCACTACCAAGGGGAAACTTGAACTTATGGAcaataaaaatagtacaaaaagGCGAAGTAAAAGCAGATCCAAAGAACAGACTAGACATAGGtctgataaaaagaaaagtaagggaGGTGTTAAAGAGAAGACAACTAGGAGCAAAtcaaaggagaggaaaaagtCTAAAAGTCCATCCAAAAGAAGTAAGTCTCAAGATCAAGCAAGAAAATCAAAATCTCCTACCCTTAGAAGGCGATCTCAAGAGAAAATTGGGAAGGCCAGATGTCCTCCTGATGACAAGGTTAAGATTCAAGATGAAAGTAAgtcaaaagatagaaaaaaatccccagttATAAATGAAAGAAGTCGTGATCGAGGCAAAAAATCCAGATCGCCAGTTGACTTAAGAGGTAAATCCAAAGACAGAAGGTCACGGTCCAAAGAGAGAAAGTCAAAACGGTCTGAAACTGATAAAGAAAAGAAGCCAATTAAATCTCCCTCTAAAGATGCTAGATCACCCAGTAGAAGACCTGGTCGTAGTCCTAAAAGAAGAAGTTTCTCTCCAAAACAATGGGATAAATCCAGAAGAAGTAGATCTCCACTTTTAAATGATAGAAGGTCTAAGCAGAGCAAGTCACCTTCTCAAAATCCGTCTCCCAGTAGAAGAGCTGAGAGCCGATCCTTGGAAAGAAAACTAAGAGAACCAGAAAGGAGACGACTGTCTTCCCCAAGAACACGACCGCGTGACAATATCCTCAGGAGACGCGAGAGACCAAAAGATGCCACCCCGATAAGTAAGTGGTCTCCAACCCGAAGAAGAGCAAGTAGATCTCCCATTAGAAGGAGGTCTCGCTCCCCACTCAGGCGGAGCAGGTCTCCCAGAGGAAGAAGCAGGTCCCCTCGGAGAAGGGACAGAGGTCGGAGAAGCAGATCACGTTTGAGAAGGCAGTCTCGATCACCTTCAGATGGTGGTCGTAGAAGTAGGAGCAGAAGCAAAGTAAAGGAGGATAAATTTAAAGGAAGTCTTTCTGAAGGAATGAAAGTTGAGCAAGAGTCTACATCTGAAGATAACCTCGAAGACTTTGatgtagaagaagaagaagaggccCTAATAGAGCAGAGAAGAATACAAAGGCAAGCAATTgttcagaaatataaatatcttgCTGACAATAGCAATAGGTCTGTGCCATCTGAACCCAGCAGCCCCCAGAGTAGTACTCGTACACGGTCACCTTCTCCAGATGACATTTTGGAAAGGGTAGCTGCTGATGTTAAAGAGTATGAACGGGAAAATGTTGACACATTTGAGGCCTCAGTAAAAGCCAAGCATAATCTAATGACAGTTGAACCAAATAATGGGTCAGCTCAGAAAAAGCTGTTGGCACTTGGTATGTTTACAGAATCTGATGATATGTTTGCTGCATATTTTGATAGTGCTCGTCTTCAAGCTGCTGGCATTGGAAAAGACTTTAAAGAGAATCCTAACCTCAGGGATAACTGGACTGATGCAGAAGGCTATTATCGTGTGAACATAGGTGAAGTGTTAGATGAGCGCTATAATGTGTATGGCTACACTGGTCGAGGTGTATTCAGTAATGTCGTACGAGCCAGAGATATTGCAAGAGCCAACCAAGAAGTGGCTGTAAAGATCATCAGAAACAATGAACTCATGCAGAAAACTGGTTTAAAAGAACTCGAATTCTTG AAAAAACTTAATGATGCTGATCCTGATGACAAATTTCATTGTTTGCAGCTCTTCAGACACTTTTATCACAAACAGCATCTCTGTCTCGTATTTGAGCCTCTCAGCATGAATTTACGAGAGGTGTTAAAAAAATATGGTAAGGAAGTTGGTCTTCATATTACAGCTGTAAGGTCCTATAGTCAGCAGTTGTTCTTGGCATTGAAACTCCTTAAAAGATGCAATATCCTACATGCTGATATCAAGCCAGACAATATCCTGGTTAACGAatcaaaaactattttaaagctCTGTGATTTTGGGTCGGCTTCACATGTTGCGGATAATGACATAACTCCTTATCTTGTCAGTCGATTTTATCGTGCTCCTGAAATCATTATAGGTAAAAGCTATGACTATAGCATAGATATGTGGTCTGTAGGTTGTACCTTATATGAACTCTATactggaaacattttatttcctggcAAAACTAACAACCATATGTTGAAACTCACCATGGATCTCAAAGGAAAGATGCCAAATAAGATGATTCGGAAAGGTGTATTCAAAGACCAGCATTTTGATCAAAACCTCAATTTCATGTACATAGAAGTTGATAAAGTAACAGAGAAGGAGAAAGTTACCGTCATGAGCACCATTAATCCAACTAAGGACCTGTTGGCTGACTTGATTGGATGCCAGCGACTTCCTGAAGACCAGCGTAGAAAAGTACACCCGCTAAAGGCCTTGTTGGACCAGATCCTAATGTTGGACCCAGCTGAACGGATTAGCATCAACCAGGCCCTGCAGCATGTCTTTATccaggaaaaaatttaa